The Celeribacter baekdonensis genomic interval CGCTTGGACGAAGAGGCGCGCATCGCCCTGTTCCGCATCGCCCAAGAGGCGCTGACCAACATCGAACGCCATGCCGAGGCCACAGAGGTCACAATCAAATTGGCCGGGCATCGTACCGGGGCGACCTTGTTGATTTCGGACAACGGTATCGGTTTTGACATGGCGGAGCGCGGCAAAGCCGGACGTGGGCTGGGCCTGCGCAATATGGCTGAGCGGATGGAACAACTGGGTGGCACGCTTACGATCTTTCCACTCTCGCCCGGCACAGCCATTGACGCCACCGTGCCGCTCAAGCATATTCTGACGCCCGCAGGATCCAGCCGTCCCCTGCCCCAGTAGGAAGCGCACGATGACCAACACACAGACCCGCGTTTTGATTGTCGATGATCATCCGATGGTTGCCGAAGGCATCCGCGCACTTTTGGAAACCTTTGACGATCTCGATGTGGTCGGCACGCTGTGTAATGGTCAGGAAGCGGTCGATCAGGTGATGGATCTGGCGCCCGATGTGATTTTACTTGATCTCAACATGCCTTGCATGGGCGGGTTGACCGCGACCGAACTGTTGCTGGAACGCCGCCCCGAAACCCGCATCCTGATCCTCACCATGCATGATGGCCCCGAATATATCGGCGCGGCACTGTCGCATGGCGCGATGGGATATGTCCTCAAAGACGTGCCGACCGAGGACGTGAAAGAGGCGATTGATACGGTGATGAACGGTGAGAAATACCTTTGCACCGGGGCGCAGGCGGCGATCAAACCGACGAAAATCCGCGACGGGCGGGAACCGTTGACCGACCGCGAACAAACCATCCTGTTGGAACTGGCCCAGGGCAAATCCAACAAAGACGTGGCGCTTGCGCTCGACATTTCCGTGCGCACGGTCGAAACCCACCGCAAAAACATCAAACGCAAACTGGGTATTTCCTCCACCGCGGGGCTGACCCGCTACGCGATGGAGCATGGTGTGTTGCAGGGCACGGGCCGGTTTTAAAGGGCCATCTCCCCGGTCGTCAGGCCGACAACCAGCCCTCAAGTTTGGCCTTGTCCGGCAATCCGCCCGCATGGACCAGTTTGCCATCAACCGCAATCCCGGGCGTCGACATGACCCCGGCCATGGCGATGGATTTCGGGTCGGTGACTTTTTCGACCTCGACCTCAAGGCCCAATTTGGCCGCCGCGTCGCGAACCATATCGACCGTGGTTTCACAGCGTTTGCAGCCGGGCCCATAGACTTTTACGGATGTCATCAGATGTCTCCTTTCAGAAGATCAGCTTAGAAAATCAGATTGAAAAGGACCCCAACGGCCAAAATACCGCTGCCAACGATGCCGATGAAGACGGCGATCAGGCGATAGGTCAGCACCTGTTTGAGAATGATCATTTCAGGCAATGAGAGCGCGATGACGCTCATCATAAAGGCCAAAACAGTGCCAAGAGCCGCGCCTTTGCCCAGTAAGGCCTCGACAATTGGGATCACCCCGGCGGCATTGGTGTACATCGGAATGCCCATCAACACGGCGGCGGGCACGGACCACCACGCCTCGGCCCCCATGATTTTCACCATGAAATCTTCGGGCACATAGCCATGGATCAACGCGCCCATCGCGATGCCCAATAAAATCCAGACCCAGACCTTGCCGAAAATCTCCCGCACGGCTTGGGTCCCAGCCCGGTAACGTTCGATCATCGTCATGGTCTCGCCCTCGATCTGGGTCGGGGCGGACGCGCCAGAATGAATGTCGCGCACCCAATCCTGCAACCAGCCTTCAAGGTGCAATTTACCGATGACAAACCCGGCGACAATGGCAATGCCCAACCCAAAGGCCAAATAGGTCGCCGCCACTTGCCAGCCGACCAAGCCAAACAGCAGCACCAGCGCCACCTCATTGACCATCGGCGCGGCGATCAGGAAGGAAAAGGTCACGCCCAAAGGCACGCCTGCGGACACGAAGCCGATGAACAGCGGCACAGCAGAGCAGGAGCAAAACGGCGTCAAAATACCAAGGCCCGCCGAAAAGATATTGCCCACGCCCTCGCGTTTGCCGGACAGAAGCGCACGGGTTTTCTCCGGCGAGAAAAAGCTGCGCACCACGCCCATGACAAAGACGATGAGCGTCAAAAGCATCATCACTTTCGGCACATCATAGAGGAAAAACGCGATGGCTTCGCCGGTGTGGCTGTGACGCGCCACCGGCAACAGGCCCGTGATCCACTCGGCCAGTGGGGCGAGTTGATGGTAGAGCATCCACCACAGTGCGACAAACCCCGCCACGCCAAGATGCCAAAGCCAATCTGGCCGTAACGGAGGAGACGGGTGTGTGAAATCTGTGCTCATGCTGCACTCCTTTGCGCGGTCTGCGCGGCGTGGCACACCGCATCCAGAACCGCCCTGACTTCGGGCGACAGCTCCGGGTTGACACGGTAGCGCACCCATTGCGCATCGCGCCGATCCAAAACCAGTCCCGCTTGTTTGAGCACCTGCATATGCCGCGACATCCGGCTTTGCGTCGCCCCGATCCCCCGCATCAATTCGCAGACACAGTGTTCGCCACCGTCCGACAACAGGCGCATCGCCTCAAGGCGAGTGGGGTCGGCGAGGGCTGAGAGGATGGGCAGAATCATATAGGCACTCCTTTATGCGCATAAGCGCATATCCAGTCGCCCCTCACCTTGATCTGGATCACATCAGGACATCCAAATCCGCATTCAGACCGGCCTCTCAGACACAAAAAACGCGCAGCCACAAAGGGTTGCGCGCTCATCGTCTCAGAATGGATCAAGCGGGTTAAAGCAGACCCAAAACCCGGTTGCGTTGGGCGGTGTAAACGCTGTCCGAGCGCCCCGTCCAACCCGAAATCTCACCCATCGCGGTTTCATAAGCCGCGCGGGTTTCTGCGAAAATCTCATCATCCATATATTGGTCCAACACCTCTTTCGAGGCCGCGCCGTAAGCGTCCCAAACATCGTCGGAGAATTCCTTGATCTGGGTGCCGCCGCTGATCAACCGCCCCAGCGCCGGGCCGTTGTTGGCGATGAACAAGGCGTAGTCGAACTGATGACATTCGGCAGCGGCCACGTCGAGAATGCGCTGCTCGGCGGGGCTGAGGCTGTCAAACACCTCAAGGTTGGTGTTGACCGACAGCGCGGAGCCCGGCTCGTGAAAGCCCGCCGGATAGAAGAACTGACAGACCTCTTGCAGGCCGAGTTTTTCGTCCGACCACGGCCCGACCCATTCGGTGCCGTCCAATGCGCCTGAGGAAAGTGCTTGGTAAATCTCGCCCGCCGCCATCACTTGAACCGAGGCGCCGAGTTTGCCGACCACTTCGCCGCCCAGACCCGGCATGCGGAATTTCAAACCCTGAAAATCGGCAACCGATTTGATTTCCTTACGGAACCACCCGCCACCTTGCGCGCCGGTTTGGCCCGCAATCGAGGTGTGCAAGCCAAAGACATCGCCCAGTTGTTGGTGCAAATCCTTGCCGCCCATGCCGTAATACCAGCTCATCATTTCCGGCGCGGTCATGCCGAAAGGCGCTGTGGTGTAATAGGCAAACGCCGGGTGCTGACCGGTGAAATAATAGTCTGCGGCGTGATACATATCGGCCTGACCGGCGGTCACGGCGTCAAACACCTCAAGCCCGCCAACAAGCTCGCCCGCCGCACGTGCGTCGATCACCAACGAGCCACCCGACATGGTTTGAACGTTGTCGACGAAACGTTCGACCGCATCCCACACCCCCGCAAGGCCCCGCGGCCAGGAACACACCATGGTCAGGGTGCGCGGCGCGCCCTGGGCCACAGCCGGAGCAGCCAGACCGGCGGCGGCGGCGGACGCCCCGCCCAGCGCAGAGGTTTTCAGAAAAGAACGACGATCCATAGGTGTATCCTCCAAAAGGCGCGCGGGGGAAACGCCCCGCGTCAAATCGCGGGCAACCTACAAAGGCGGATCGAAAGATTGAAGAGGGCGGACCGCGACATTTTGCGCGAATGTTGCGCGGGAATGCAGAAGGGGGGATGGATTATTGCGGAGGGGTATATTCGCCCGCCTTCAAGACCTTTTAAGATCAGAGGCAGACACCCAACGTCATCTCAGTTTCAGCACGACAGTTCCACCCGCCATCCGCGCAGTTTGCTATCCACCTTTTTACTGAGAGCCTGAAGATCCATCGTGGCTGCGTCACCTCCCCCAACAAAGGCAAGAACTCCCATGGAGAATTTTGCCTGACAGCCGGTTACACGGCGCGCAGCAGCCTCCACCTGTGATGCGCCATAAGAGGCTGTCGTAGGGGTCACCAATTCGACCAGACCATACGTGCCTTCTCGAAAAGCCACCGCTGTTTCGTAATCCCCGAGGCGACCATTTATCTGTGTCAGACCAGCAGAGTAAGAGCCGTCAACCACGGCGACATTGAAGGTCAAACCATCGACTTGAACCTGACGTGCATTTTGGAAGGCCGCATTTTGCAGTGTGGCGTTTTGGGTCCGGGCGTAGCGCTTTTTCGCTGCATCTCCGGGATTCGTATAACAGCCGCTCAGAAGGAGCGCGGTCATGACCAAAGTGACAAATCTTTTCATTTTTAAACGGTCCCTTTCTATCTGCACCTAAATGTCATAACCCCGCGCGCTTTATCCATACAGAAACCTTGTGTTCCAAAAAATAAGGGGCGCGGTTTTCGCCGCACCCCTTTCGATCCTAGGCCTGATACCCTAGAGGACCCGGTTTACCCGATCAGCGCGCCGTCTTCGCGCCACACGGCAATCACCGAAGAGCGCGGTTTGCCCGCACCGTCCGGCCAGGAGCCGCCCGGGTGTTGGATGCCGACGAAAGCGACCTTTTTGTCCGCAGACCAGCACAGGCCCGTGACCTCAGCGCCGTTCGGCGCGGTGAGGAACCGGCCGATGTCGCCGGTTTCGGTGTTGCCGATCAGCATCTGGTTGTTGCCCTGGCCTTCGAACTCGCCTTCGTTGCTGTCGTCGCCATCGGTCTGGATCCAGAGGTAGCCATCCGAGGAGAAGGCCATGCCATCGGGCGAATTGAACATGTTGCCCGCCGTGACGTTTTTGGACCCGGCATAGGCGTTGTCATAGACATTCGGGTTGCCGGCCATGACGTAGAGATCCCATGTGAACGCATCTGCACCGTGATCCGCGCCCGCAGGCATCCAGCGCACGATTTGACCAAAATTGTTGCTTTCACGCGGGTTCGGGCCACCGACCGGGGTGTCGTCGCCACCGGCGTTCGGTTTCACGCCCCGGTTTTTGTTGTTGGTCAGGGCGCAATAGGCCTCGGCCTTGGACGGGTGTGCGGCGATCCATTCCGGGCGATCCATCGTGGTCGCGCCGACTTTGGAGCCTGCCATGCGGGAGAAAACAAGGATGTCTTCGATCGACATGCCGGTGGTGTCCGGGGTCAAAGCCAACCATTCGCCCGACATATCGTCGTTGAATTTGGCGACATAGAGCGTGCCGTCAGACAGTAGACCTTCGGTCGAGCCACCCTCAACATACACACCGTTGGAGACGAATTTATAGATGAATTCGCCGCGCTCATCATCGCCCATATAGACCACAACACGGCCATCGGCGGCCTGTACCATTTCGGCGTTTTCGTGTTTGAAACGACCCAAAGCGGTGTGTTTGATCGGGGTCGAGTTCGGATCAAGCGGGTTGATCTCGGTGACCCAGCCATGACGATGCGGTTCATTCGGCTCTTTCGAGAGATCGTAACGCGGATCGAATTTTTCATAGGCGTAGCGGCCTTCGCCACCGATGCCGTAGCGTTGGAATTCGTCGGTGACATCATATTCGCCAGTGGCACCGAAATAGCCGTTAAAGTTCTCTTCGCAGGTCAGGTAAGTGCCCCAAAGCGTCTTGCCCGAGCCACAGTTGTTCATCGTGCCTTTGGGGGACATGCCCTCAGGATCGGCATTGGTTTTCACCAGATCGGACCCGGCCGCAGGACCGTCCATGGTCATGACGGTTTCATGGGTGATGCGGCGGTTGTAGGGGCTGTCCACAACGATCTCATAGCCGTTGCCCGTGTCAGCCACTTCCATGACGGTCACGCCCTGCATGTTTTTCAGCAACATGACTTCGTCGGCATTTTGCGGCATGCCGTCGGAGGCGGCAGGCAGGTTGATTTTCGGGTTCACATATTCGGAGTTCACAGTGATGATCTGTTTGTCGCCATCGGTGAACAGCTCCATGCCATCGGTGTTTTCACCAAAGACGCGATCAGATTTCGAGACGTCAACGCCGGTGTCCGGGGAATAGGCGTCTTGTGCGTCCGAGAACAACGCATCGCCCCAACGTGCGAGCACTTTCCACTGATAGCCCTCAGGCACATGGATATTGTGGTCGGTCGCGATGTCGATCGGGTTAAAGGCAAAGCCCATGCCTTCGGCGCGCGATGCAGTGGTGGAGGACAAAAGACCTGCGCCCATGGCCAAAGCGCCCGACCCAAAGGCCAGTGCACCGCCCAAGAACCCACGACGCGAAACAGCGCGTTCGACCACGGCGTCAAAGCCGTTGGCCTCAGGGCGCGGATCACGCATCTCGTCAAACTCGTCCCACGACAGTTCGGTGATATCTTGATTTTTCATCTCTGGCTCCAGTGCAGTCAATGTTGCTTTTATCTGCGCAAACGTCTTGGGGCGTCAAAGATGCCCCCGCGCTCGCATCCGGGCCACAGGTGCCGCCATTGGGCAACAAAGCGATGACAGCCAGACGACAAAATGATGAAACCGCACCTTGACCTTACGGCAGCAGCGCCCGCCGCAGCCGTGCCAAACGGACCATCCCCCGCCCTGCCCGCCCCTTCTATTCAACACATTGCACATGGATTGTTCTTGCCGCAGGGTCCGGCTTTCGGCACAATTTGCCCAAGACACGGATATGACACGGGATCGGTGCCCATCAGGGTCACCCCAATGGCAGCGCCCGTGACATCGCAGGACTGGGAGGATCCGGCATGTTGGAAACGGCTCTTTTGGAGGATCGGCGCGGCGCGCCTTTGTTGCAAGATAAGTTGACCACAACCCGCGACTGGTCGGTGGTAAACGCGTTTTGCGCTCAGACCTATATGCCCTTATCGACCCGCCCTCTCACCCGCGGCATGGACCCAAATGCCACCATCCGAAATCTCAAAATCGGGCAGATCACCTTTAGCCGCTTTTGTTTTGGCACGCCGACAAAGACTGATGATTTTGACCCGAGTTCCGGCAATATCATTGTCGTCAACACGCTGCGCGGTTCGGTGCGTCATCCGCTCAATGGCAATGACGCCGTCGATACCCGCCCGGGCGACAGCTATGTCGTCGATTGCAGCCGCACGAGCTATTGGAACCTTGCCGATGGCAATGATTTACAGCTTAACCTGACCATTCCTCATGCGCTGATGGAGGAAACCGCCGCGCGTTGGTACGGTTTTGTGCCCGAGGATGATCTTTGGCAAAGCCGGTTGATCTTTGGCGCCGGGCAATCGGCGTGGTTGTCGCTTTTGGAGTACGCCACCCGCACCCTTGATGCCAAACATGACGGCATTGCGGATACGTTCATCGAACGGCGCATCGAAGAAACCCTCTGTCTCGATCTGTTGCGCAATTGGGCGGATTGTGCCGGGCTCAATTTGGACACAGGTGCACGCGCTGCCGCGCCGCATTATGTCCGCGAAGCCGAACGGTTGATGCAAGACACCGCCGCCCATGCCCCCACGATTGGCGAGGTCGCTGCCCAGCTTGGCATCACCGCGCGCAGCCTGTCGGACGGGTTTCGGCGGTTTCGCGGTATCACCCCACATGAGTTCCTGACGGCCCAACGGCTGGATGGGTTGCGCCGGGCGCTACAACTGGCCCAGCCCGGCGAGACCGTGACCAGCATTGCCCGCACGCGGGGCTATGTGAACCTTGGGGCGATGACCGCGCTCTACCGCAAACGGTTCGGGGAAACCCCGGCCAACACGCTGCGCAATCGCCGCACCTGAGTCTGCCCCCATCTGTGCCCAGTCCTGAGTCCGTGCCCTAAGGCGCAGTGTTTGTACAGATCGAGGCGTTATACTATAACGCAACCTTCCTCCCAGACCAGCCCGTTTCGGCACTGCGGCGCAGTCCGCTTCCGATGTCGAACAGGGATTTCCGAAATGGATCAGGCCTAGGTATACTGCGGTCTACTCTTCGCTCTCAGTCCAGCTAGGCTCCTGTCCGACACGAGCCGCGCATAGACGTTCGCTCGTCTCACGTAACGACAGTGTCGTAGACTTCTGGAGGAGAAACACAGATGAAAGCACTCGTATATCAAGGCCCAGGCGAGAAAGTTTGGACCGAAAAAGACAAACCCGGCATCGAAAAACCCACCGACGTGATCGTCAAAGTGACCAAGACCACGATCTGCGGCACCGATTTGCACATTCTAAAAGGCGATGTGCCCGCCGTGACCCCGGGCCGCACCCTTGGCCACGAAGGCGTGGGCATTGTTGAGGCGGTCGGCTCCGCCGTGCAAAATTTCAAACCCGGCGACGCGGTGTTGATCTCTTGCGTCACCTCATGCGGTAAATGCGCCAATTGTAAGCGTCAGCTTTACGCCCATTGCTCGGATGGCGGCTGGATCTTGGGTCACAAAATCGACGGCACACAGGCCGAATATGTCCGCATCCCGCATGGCGACAATTCGCTCTACCCGATCCCGGCAGGTGCCGACGAAGAGGCGCTGGTGATGCTCTCTGACATCATGCCCACCGGGCTTGAGATTGGCGTGCAATATGGCAACGTCAAACCCGGCGACACCATCGCCATCATCGGCGCAGGCCCGGTTGGCATGTCGGTTCTGTTGACCGCGCAATTCTATTCGCCCGGTCGGATCATCATGGTCGACATGGACCCGGCGCGGTTGGAATTGGCCAAAGAATTCGGTGCGACCGATACGATCCATGTCGGCAGTGAAGATGCGATTGCAAAGATCATGGAGATGACCGGCGGTCTTGGCGTCGATGTGGCCATCGAAGCCGTGGGCGTGCCTGCGACATTTGATATTTGCCAAAAAATCGTCTCCGCCGGTGGCAACATTGCCAATGTCGGCGTGCATGGCACCTCGGTCGAGCTGCATATCGAAGACCTTTGGATCAAGAACATCAACATCTCGATGGGTCTGGTCAGCACCAACACCACGCCGATGTTGTTGAAAACGCTGGGCACCGGCAAGGTCAATCCGGGTCGGTTGGTGACACACCGGTTCAAACTGGATGAGATCATCGAAGCCTATGAGGTCTTTGGCAACGCCGCGCGTGAAAAGGCGATGAAAATCATCCTCACCGCCTGATTGTCATGAAACGCCCCCGCCGGGACCGAAACGTTCCGGCGGGGTGCACACGGGGTGCAACAGGTGCGACGCATCGCCGGCCCATCTTGCAAGCCCCCGAGAGCCCCGGTTAAGATTGCAATGATTTTATCCAAGAGGCTTTTTGCTCATGCCTAAATGCGCCGCATTTTTTCCGTCCCTCCCTCAGTCTCTGCAGGCGCTGTCGCATGGCCTTGCCTTTGGCGCGGCGCTTTGGGTTTTGTCCCCCGCTCCCGCCAGTGCAGATCAGATGTTGGATTTCAGCACATTGGATGAAATCGAATCCTTGCTCAAAGGCTTTGGCTCAGTCGAGCGCGACACAGATCGCGAAGGCATCGCAATGTTTCGCGGTCGGATCGACGGAAAAAAATACAGCCTCTTTTTCTACGATTGCGACGGGACAACCAATTGCAAAAGCGCCACGTTTTCCGCCTTTTTCGATGGCGCAGACTACATCACCGATCTCTCCGAGGTGAACGATTTCAACTACGAGTACCGCTTTGGCAAAGCCTCGGTCGATGCGGATGGTGATTTGGTGTTTGACTATTCCTTTAGCCTGATGGGCGGGCTGCCACGCGACACCTTTGATGACACGATTGATTGGTGGCGGGAGATTTTGTCCGACGGTGAGGGTTATTTTGACCCCGACACCCATGACGAGTTTAAAGGCGCCCCCACACCGGCACCAATGGACCCCTCACAGGATTTGTGACCGGATGTGTCACTGACACCTGCCCCTTAAACGCGCCCTATCCTCGTCTCACTTGCTTACGCCCTCACATCTGGCTAGCCTTTACTCGTCATACCTGGCGACGAGGTCCGTACCCCCCGTGCTCATCTCAATCGGAATTGTTTTCGCAACCGTTGCGGCCGTGTTCGCAATCTACACGCTGATGCGGGTCCTGATGTCGCGCGCGCCAAACTCGCGCACACAGGATTTGGCGGCCTCGGTCGTGTTTCGCGTTTCGGCTTTGCACGGGCTTGTGCTCGCCCTCGTCTTTGCCTCCGAGGTGGTCGAATACAACCAACTGTCTTTTGAAAGCGCCTCCGAGGTCAACGCCATCAGCGACATCTATTTTGACTCGATGCGCTATGGTGAGGGGACCGAAGCGATCCGCATCGCCATGCGGGCGTATCTTGACCATATTCCAACCGAAGAATGGAACAGCCTCGGGCGGACCGGAGATTTGTCAGGATCGGCCTGGGTCGCGTGGGACGACGCGTATACCGCCATCCTCGACCTGACGCCTGCCTCCCCCCGCCAAGATGCCCTACGCGACAATATGTTGGATAAAATCCACGCGATTGCCGAAAACCGGGACATGCGTGAATATCAGGCCAAAACCGGGCTGAATGTGCTGTTCTGGATTGCGGCCATTGTTGGCGTCGTCATGGTCTCTGCGGGCTATTACACCTTCGCTCCCACGCGCGACAATGTCATCCTCTTGTCGATTTTCTCCGCCTACACCGGGTTCATTTTGTTCACCATCTACGCCATGTCCAACCCATTCAGTGACCCTGCGGCGCTCAAACCGCGTTTGTTTTTTGAACTGCGCGCGGATATCGCCAAGATCGAATAAAGCCGATCTGGCGCGGTCTATGCCCCGGCTACGCCCCAAAGAATAGGTCAGCAGGAT includes:
- a CDS encoding response regulator transcription factor, encoding MTNTQTRVLIVDDHPMVAEGIRALLETFDDLDVVGTLCNGQEAVDQVMDLAPDVILLDLNMPCMGGLTATELLLERRPETRILILTMHDGPEYIGAALSHGAMGYVLKDVPTEDVKEAIDTVMNGEKYLCTGAQAAIKPTKIRDGREPLTDREQTILLELAQGKSNKDVALALDISVRTVETHRKNIKRKLGISSTAGLTRYAMEHGVLQGTGRF
- a CDS encoding thioredoxin family protein codes for the protein MTSVKVYGPGCKRCETTVDMVRDAAAKLGLEVEVEKVTDPKSIAMAGVMSTPGIAVDGKLVHAGGLPDKAKLEGWLSA
- a CDS encoding permease, with translation MSTDFTHPSPPLRPDWLWHLGVAGFVALWWMLYHQLAPLAEWITGLLPVARHSHTGEAIAFFLYDVPKVMMLLTLIVFVMGVVRSFFSPEKTRALLSGKREGVGNIFSAGLGILTPFCSCSAVPLFIGFVSAGVPLGVTFSFLIAAPMVNEVALVLLFGLVGWQVAATYLAFGLGIAIVAGFVIGKLHLEGWLQDWVRDIHSGASAPTQIEGETMTMIERYRAGTQAVREIFGKVWVWILLGIAMGALIHGYVPEDFMVKIMGAEAWWSVPAAVLMGIPMYTNAAGVIPIVEALLGKGAALGTVLAFMMSVIALSLPEMIILKQVLTYRLIAVFIGIVGSGILAVGVLFNLIF
- a CDS encoding ArsR/SmtB family transcription factor translates to MILPILSALADPTRLEAMRLLSDGGEHCVCELMRGIGATQSRMSRHMQVLKQAGLVLDRRDAQWVRYRVNPELSPEVRAVLDAVCHAAQTAQRSAA
- a CDS encoding TRAP transporter substrate-binding protein, with protein sequence MDRRSFLKTSALGGASAAAAGLAAPAVAQGAPRTLTMVCSWPRGLAGVWDAVERFVDNVQTMSGGSLVIDARAAGELVGGLEVFDAVTAGQADMYHAADYYFTGQHPAFAYYTTAPFGMTAPEMMSWYYGMGGKDLHQQLGDVFGLHTSIAGQTGAQGGGWFRKEIKSVADFQGLKFRMPGLGGEVVGKLGASVQVMAAGEIYQALSSGALDGTEWVGPWSDEKLGLQEVCQFFYPAGFHEPGSALSVNTNLEVFDSLSPAEQRILDVAAAECHQFDYALFIANNGPALGRLISGGTQIKEFSDDVWDAYGAASKEVLDQYMDDEIFAETRAAYETAMGEISGWTGRSDSVYTAQRNRVLGLL
- a CDS encoding PhoX family protein, which codes for MKNQDITELSWDEFDEMRDPRPEANGFDAVVERAVSRRGFLGGALAFGSGALAMGAGLLSSTTASRAEGMGFAFNPIDIATDHNIHVPEGYQWKVLARWGDALFSDAQDAYSPDTGVDVSKSDRVFGENTDGMELFTDGDKQIITVNSEYVNPKINLPAASDGMPQNADEVMLLKNMQGVTVMEVADTGNGYEIVVDSPYNRRITHETVMTMDGPAAGSDLVKTNADPEGMSPKGTMNNCGSGKTLWGTYLTCEENFNGYFGATGEYDVTDEFQRYGIGGEGRYAYEKFDPRYDLSKEPNEPHRHGWVTEINPLDPNSTPIKHTALGRFKHENAEMVQAADGRVVVYMGDDERGEFIYKFVSNGVYVEGGSTEGLLSDGTLYVAKFNDDMSGEWLALTPDTTGMSIEDILVFSRMAGSKVGATTMDRPEWIAAHPSKAEAYCALTNNKNRGVKPNAGGDDTPVGGPNPRESNNFGQIVRWMPAGADHGADAFTWDLYVMAGNPNVYDNAYAGSKNVTAGNMFNSPDGMAFSSDGYLWIQTDGDDSNEGEFEGQGNNQMLIGNTETGDIGRFLTAPNGAEVTGLCWSADKKVAFVGIQHPGGSWPDGAGKPRSSVIAVWREDGALIG
- a CDS encoding AraC family transcriptional regulator; translation: MLETALLEDRRGAPLLQDKLTTTRDWSVVNAFCAQTYMPLSTRPLTRGMDPNATIRNLKIGQITFSRFCFGTPTKTDDFDPSSGNIIVVNTLRGSVRHPLNGNDAVDTRPGDSYVVDCSRTSYWNLADGNDLQLNLTIPHALMEETAARWYGFVPEDDLWQSRLIFGAGQSAWLSLLEYATRTLDAKHDGIADTFIERRIEETLCLDLLRNWADCAGLNLDTGARAAAPHYVREAERLMQDTAAHAPTIGEVAAQLGITARSLSDGFRRFRGITPHEFLTAQRLDGLRRALQLAQPGETVTSIARTRGYVNLGAMTALYRKRFGETPANTLRNRRT
- a CDS encoding zinc-dependent alcohol dehydrogenase family protein, which codes for MKALVYQGPGEKVWTEKDKPGIEKPTDVIVKVTKTTICGTDLHILKGDVPAVTPGRTLGHEGVGIVEAVGSAVQNFKPGDAVLISCVTSCGKCANCKRQLYAHCSDGGWILGHKIDGTQAEYVRIPHGDNSLYPIPAGADEEALVMLSDIMPTGLEIGVQYGNVKPGDTIAIIGAGPVGMSVLLTAQFYSPGRIIMVDMDPARLELAKEFGATDTIHVGSEDAIAKIMEMTGGLGVDVAIEAVGVPATFDICQKIVSAGGNIANVGVHGTSVELHIEDLWIKNINISMGLVSTNTTPMLLKTLGTGKVNPGRLVTHRFKLDEIIEAYEVFGNAAREKAMKIILTA
- a CDS encoding YbjN domain-containing protein, producing the protein MPKCAAFFPSLPQSLQALSHGLAFGAALWVLSPAPASADQMLDFSTLDEIESLLKGFGSVERDTDREGIAMFRGRIDGKKYSLFFYDCDGTTNCKSATFSAFFDGADYITDLSEVNDFNYEYRFGKASVDADGDLVFDYSFSLMGGLPRDTFDDTIDWWREILSDGEGYFDPDTHDEFKGAPTPAPMDPSQDL
- a CDS encoding DUF4239 domain-containing protein, translated to MLISIGIVFATVAAVFAIYTLMRVLMSRAPNSRTQDLAASVVFRVSALHGLVLALVFASEVVEYNQLSFESASEVNAISDIYFDSMRYGEGTEAIRIAMRAYLDHIPTEEWNSLGRTGDLSGSAWVAWDDAYTAILDLTPASPRQDALRDNMLDKIHAIAENRDMREYQAKTGLNVLFWIAAIVGVVMVSAGYYTFAPTRDNVILLSIFSAYTGFILFTIYAMSNPFSDPAALKPRLFFELRADIAKIE